One region of Chloroflexota bacterium genomic DNA includes:
- a CDS encoding response regulator, whose protein sequence is AAEALKKIESQKYNLILADIKMPGMSGVTLYKRIQKIDKSLARRVVFITGDIMGADTEKFLSETKVAHIDKPFDAEQLSTEVKRALAGGH, encoded by the coding sequence CGCTGCCGAGGCTCTGAAGAAAATTGAAAGCCAGAAATACAACCTCATCCTGGCGGATATCAAGATGCCGGGCATGAGTGGCGTGACATTATACAAGCGTATTCAAAAGATAGATAAATCGCTAGCCCGGAGGGTGGTCTTCATCACCGGCGATATTATGGGCGCCGATACTGAAAAGTTCCTCTCCGAGACTAAAGTTGCCCATATTGACAAGCCTTTTGATGCTGAGCAGTTAAGCACAGAGGTAAAGCGCGCTTTAGCTGGCGGTCATTAG
- a CDS encoding DUF1015 domain-containing protein, with amino-acid sequence MTINRRKHLAEISPFKGTRYNQEIIEDMASAICPPYDVISPEEQKAYYERSEYNVIRLEHGMVLPKDTKTSNKHSRASATFNQWLKDRVLVIDHVPSFYIHEHSFTHQNIRRKRLGLTACVRLEPWEKNIIFPHENTVPGIKSDRLELMRACAANFSPLLGLYEDPGHKVTKLLASQASRKPTIDFTEAGETHKLWVANEPEFVQRVSHFLASKPIYIADGHHRYETALAYRDERRRETSSGTGEEAFNFVMMTLVSFFDPGLTVLPVHRLVRDISPKTIAQFKKHLENLFEVESAPLGETGLPEVRGAITRVLGMEPSNVLALKLHQSSALKEIMPKGHSEVYKRLDVSIVQHLVIDKLMALDKSSSVTYIPNIIEAHRLVESGEHQLAFLLNPIPVATIKAIADANDKMPGKSTYFYPKLPTGLVINRLEGTL; translated from the coding sequence ATTACTATAAATCGGAGGAAACACTTGGCTGAGATCAGTCCTTTTAAAGGCACACGTTACAATCAAGAAATTATCGAAGATATGGCGTCAGCTATTTGCCCGCCCTACGATGTTATTTCTCCAGAAGAGCAGAAAGCCTATTATGAGAGAAGCGAGTACAACGTCATTCGTCTCGAGCATGGGATGGTGCTGCCCAAGGATACGAAAACCAGCAATAAACACAGCCGGGCCAGCGCTACCTTCAATCAATGGCTAAAAGACCGAGTTTTGGTGATTGACCATGTGCCTTCATTCTACATTCACGAACACAGCTTCACCCATCAAAATATCAGAAGAAAGCGTCTAGGCCTAACGGCCTGCGTCAGACTGGAGCCCTGGGAGAAAAATATTATATTTCCTCATGAAAATACTGTTCCCGGGATTAAAAGCGACCGCCTGGAATTGATGCGAGCCTGCGCCGCCAATTTCAGTCCGCTCCTTGGCCTCTATGAAGACCCAGGACATAAAGTTACCAAGTTATTAGCCTCACAGGCCAGTCGTAAGCCGACGATTGATTTTACCGAAGCTGGTGAAACACACAAGCTCTGGGTAGCTAACGAACCTGAATTCGTCCAGAGAGTCAGCCACTTCCTAGCTTCCAAGCCTATTTATATCGCCGACGGACATCACCGTTACGAAACCGCACTAGCTTATCGGGATGAAAGACGACGAGAAACTTCGTCTGGCACCGGTGAAGAAGCCTTCAATTTTGTCATGATGACGCTGGTATCCTTCTTTGATCCCGGGCTCACAGTCTTGCCAGTCCACCGTCTGGTACGTGACATATCTCCCAAGACTATAGCTCAATTCAAAAAACATTTGGAAAATCTTTTCGAAGTGGAATCTGCCCCATTAGGTGAAACTGGTTTGCCTGAGGTAAGAGGAGCCATTACAAGGGTCTTAGGGATGGAGCCAAGCAATGTTCTAGCCCTGAAACTCCACCAGTCATCAGCACTCAAGGAAATAATGCCTAAGGGGCATTCCGAAGTCTATAAAAGGCTAGATGTCAGCATTGTTCAGCACCTTGTTATAGACAAACTTATGGCCCTCGACAAAAGCAGCAGTGTTACCTATATCCCAAATATTATAGAGGCTCACAGATTGGTGGAAAGCGGTGAGCATCAACTGGCTTTTCTGTTGAATCCCATCCCAGTGGCAACCATTAAGGCAATCGCTGATGCCAACGACAAAATGCCGGGAAAATCAACTTACTTCTACCCCAAATTGCCCACCGGCCTGGTCATTAACCGATTAGAAGGAACTTTATAA